The Dunckerocampus dactyliophorus isolate RoL2022-P2 chromosome 1, RoL_Ddac_1.1, whole genome shotgun sequence genome has a segment encoding these proteins:
- the gnat2 gene encoding guanine nucleotide-binding protein G(t) subunit alpha-2: MGAGASAEDKKSKELEKQLQEDADKDSKTVKLLLLGAGESGKSTIVKQMKILHQGGYTKEEQMEFRSIIYGNILQSALAIIRGMEMLGIDFGSPSAQENAQKLQNLADSIEEGTMPTELADVIKKLWSDSGVQAGYDRAAEYQLNDSAGYYLNEMDRICKSDYCPTEQDVLRSRVKTTGIIEEQFSCKELHFRMFDVGGQRSERKKWIHCFEGVTCIIFCGALSAYDMVLVEDDEVNRMHESLHLFNSICNHRFFALTSIVLFLNKKDLFEEKIKKVHLSICFPDYDGPNTYDDASLYIKTQFTELNMKKGVKEIYCHLTCATDTKNVEIVFNAVTDIIIKENLKDCGLF; encoded by the exons gTGCTGGTGAGTCAGGAAAAAGCACCATTGTCAAGCAAATGAA GATTCTGCATCAGGGTGGTTACACAAAAGAGGAACAGATGGAGTTCAGAAGCATCATCTATGGCAACATCCTGCAGTCTGCTCTGGCTATCATCAGAGGCATGGAGATGCTGGGCATTGACTTTGGCTCTCCCAGTGCACAG GAGAATGCACAGAAACTGCAGAACTTGGCCGACTCCATTGAGGAAGGCACTATGCCTACTGAGCTGGCTGACGTCATCAAGAAGCTGTGGAGTGACTCTGGTGTGCAGGCCGGCTACGACAGAGCCGCTGAGTACCAACTCAACGACTCTGCTGGCTA TTACCTCAACGAAATGGACAGAATCTGCAAATCCGACTACTGCCCCACTGAGCAGGATGTGCTGCGATCTCGAGTCAAAACAACTGGTATCATTGAAGAACAGTTCTCCTGCAAAGAGTTGCACTTCAG GATGTTCGATGTGGGAGGCCAGAGGTCGGAGAGAAAGAAGTGGATCCATTGTTTTGAGGGTGTGACCTGCATCATCTTTTGCGGCGCCCTCAGTGCATACGACATGGTGCTGGTAGAGGATGACGAAGTG AACCGCATGCACGAGTCCCTCCATCTATTCAACAGTATCTGCAACCACAGGTTCTTTGCGCTGACTTCTATTGTTCTTTTCCTCAACAAGAAGGATCTTTTCGAGGAGAAGATCAAGAAGGTCCACCTGAGCATCTGCTTCCCAGACTATGACG GCCCGAACACGTATGATGACGCCAGCCTCTACATCAAGACGCAGTTTACGGAACTGAACATGAAGAAGGGCGTGAAAGAAATCTACTGCCACTTGACTTGTGCCACAGACACAAAGAACGTCGAGATTGTGTTCAACGCTGTCACAGACATCATCATCAAGGAGAACCTTAAAGACTGTGGTCTTTTCTAA